CCGCCGAGGCCAGGGTCCGCGCGATCTCCTCGCGCAGCGCCTGCGGCGCCTCCACCACCAGCCCATCCCCCTGGCTCAGCAGCCACCAGCGCAACGACCAGCCGTCGGCCACGGTCGCGCGCAGCCTGTGCCCCTGCTCCAGGGCCGTCAGCTGCATGTCGCCGGTCAGCGGCGCCTCGCGCAGGCGCCGCGCCAGCAGGTCGCTGATCCACGCCTGCAATTCGATACCGTCCTCCTGCCCAGGCTGCAAGGTGTCGCCGCGCAGGTAGCCATGCAGGTCGAAATTGCCGCGCAACTCGCTGCCGGCAGTGGCTGACCAGTGCCAGCCGAACGGAATGCTCTTGTCGTTGCGCTCCAGCGGGAAGATCAACGACAGCTCGTTGAGGTCGCGCTCGACCGTGCGCTTGCTGACACTGAAACCCACGTCACGCAGGCGCCACACCAGTTCGGCACTGGTGATCCCGGGGGAGCGACTGGGCAACTGGCGCAGCAACGCCCATTGTCGGCTGAGGGTGGCGCGGGTGGTGGCGAACGGCAAAAGGAAACGTCCTTGTCTAGGCTTGCCGGCATAGGATGGCGGCACGGGCGGGGCATGGCAATTGGCCACAGCCCTGCTCAGATCAAGGAAGCGGCAATTGGTTGCCTGGCTTTGAATCGTTCGCGACAGGTTTTGTCGTGCCATCGCGCAGAATCACGCCTCAACACAGTGGAGGTTGGAGCTGTGGGTCGTTCAATGAGGATGAACATGTCTGCCGCCAGCAATATCCATTCGCTGCTTGCCCGGCTGCTTCCCGAGCGGATCGTGCCGGCGCCGGCGCGCCCGGGCCAGCGTCACCGGCTGTTCGCCGGGGTCGGCATGCCCAGCCAGCAGGCACTGCCCGGCGAGCGTTTCGGCCTGATCGATCGCCTGGACGAAGCGGTCGACTTGCAGGCGGTGTATCACGACCTGTGTCGCCAGGCCCTGCTGGGCAACGTGGCGGCGCTCAATGACCTGGGCTGGATCTGGCTCAACGGCAAGTACTGGCGCGGCGACACTTCGCTGGCCGGCCACCTGCTGCGCATGGCGGCGTTGCAGGGCAATGCGGCGGCCTGGTTCAACCTGGGGCAGCAGCACTACTTCGGCAAGGGCGTGGAGGTCAGCTACGCCAATGCGGCGGAGTACTACCGGCATGCCTTCGAGCGCGGCATGGTGCATGCCGCCGCGGCCTTGGGCGATTTGTACGAGGAGGAGGTCTGCGAGGGCGACCAGGTGTGGCAGGTCGATCCGCTCGAGGCCTACCAGTGGTTCCTGCGCGGTGCCCAGCGCGGCGAAAAGCGTTGCCGTTTCGAGGTTGGCTATCGCTTGCTGCATGGCGTGTACGTGGAGGCCGACACCCGGGCCGGGCTGTACTGGCTGGAACTGGCGGCGGCGACCGGGGTGATGCATGCCGCCGAGGAGTTGGCCGTGTACTTCAGCAGCCGCGACGCGACGCGCTACCTGGGCTGGCGTGACCAGGCCATCCAGCTGGGCAGCACCCTGGCACTGACCATGAAGCTGGAAGACCAGATCCAGCCTTGAGCCAAGGCATGGCCGTAACTTATTGATTTAGCTTGACCCTGTGGGAGCGGCCTTGCGTCGCGAAAGGGCTGCGCAGCAGCCCCGGCAATTTCGAGGGTGGCTCAGAACCTGGGGCCGCTTTGCGCCCCTTTCGCGACACCAGGCCGCTGCTACAGGGATCGCGTTATCCGGCCGGATGGCGGGTAGATGAACAACCTTTCATCTGCTCCCCCTGTCGCCCCCGGTTGACGACAGGGGGAGGGCAGGGCGTATATTGATAGTTAGCAAACTATGAATATCCTCGGTTCTCACATGTCCCTCGACGCACTGCACCTGAAAATCAGCAGCGGCATGGTCG
The window above is part of the Pseudomonas muyukensis genome. Proteins encoded here:
- a CDS encoding WYL domain-containing protein encodes the protein MPFATTRATLSRQWALLRQLPSRSPGITSAELVWRLRDVGFSVSKRTVERDLNELSLIFPLERNDKSIPFGWHWSATAGSELRGNFDLHGYLRGDTLQPGQEDGIELQAWISDLLARRLREAPLTGDMQLTALEQGHRLRATVADGWSLRWWLLSQGDGLVVEAPQALREEIARTLASAAAQYLK
- a CDS encoding tetratricopeptide repeat protein, with the protein product MSAASNIHSLLARLLPERIVPAPARPGQRHRLFAGVGMPSQQALPGERFGLIDRLDEAVDLQAVYHDLCRQALLGNVAALNDLGWIWLNGKYWRGDTSLAGHLLRMAALQGNAAAWFNLGQQHYFGKGVEVSYANAAEYYRHAFERGMVHAAAALGDLYEEEVCEGDQVWQVDPLEAYQWFLRGAQRGEKRCRFEVGYRLLHGVYVEADTRAGLYWLELAAATGVMHAAEELAVYFSSRDATRYLGWRDQAIQLGSTLALTMKLEDQIQP